A DNA window from Vigna angularis cultivar LongXiaoDou No.4 chromosome 1, ASM1680809v1, whole genome shotgun sequence contains the following coding sequences:
- the LOC108327776 gene encoding uncharacterized protein LOC108327776 isoform X1, which yields MTKKKKVPWFWTWVIGSVVFRLILLYFPKNLNLSSRPEVSTPLTSLRRLAEGYWLKQSSVSPYAGSMYHGSPLLLTLLGPLTVKRIEGQPDHLLCSLVFVIADVVSAMLICAAGEKLQVAYSSSLQSLGLRDLSENSERLPSGDFAALVYLWNPFTIVACVGLSTSAIENLMVVLSLYGACSRLAPLAAFGWVMATHLSLYPAILIIPVILLLGYGPDAPPRKLFWQRNRLEVGNSSSSDSYSEEKAKNQLKVANVFSWRPVVSFLLWTLLWSSYILVLCSIYVQQYGGLQELFKRTYGFILTIQDLSPNIGVLWYFFAEVFDFFRNFFLIVFHGNILLMLAPLALRLNHRPCFLAFVYIVISSILKSYPSVGDSALYLGLLGLFAYELKDMQFSFFLLSGYVGVSLLSPVMHNLWIWRGTGNANFYFGTAIAYACFQIILVVESVSAMLNHDRTLTKLCTAAVQNVKS from the exons atgacgaagaagaagaaggttccATGGTTCTGGACTTGGGTCATAGGTTCCGTCGTGTTCAGGCTCATTCTCCTCTACTTTCccaaaaacctcaacctctcTTCTCGCCCTGAAGTCTCCACCCCCCTCACCAGCCTCCGCCGCC TGGCCGAGGGTTACTGGTTGAAGCAGTCGTCAGTTTCACCCTATGCTG GATCAATGTACCATGGTTCCCCTTTGTTATTGACACTTCTCGGCCCGCTTACAGTTAAAAG AATTGAAGGACAGCCTGATCATCTTTTATGCAG TTTGGTTTTTGTTATTGCAGATGTGGTTAGTGCAATGCTTATTTGTGCTGCTGGTGAAAAACTCCAGGTGGCATACAGTTCAAGCTTACAATCACTCGGCCTTCGTGATTTGTCAGAGAATTCAG AGCGTCTTCCTTCAGGAGATTTTGCTGCTCTTGTATACTTATGGAATCCTTTCACAATAGTTGCATGCGTTGGTCTATCCACATCTGCAATTGAGAATTTGATGGTTGTGTTATCTCTTTATGGAGCATGTTCGC GACTAGCTCCGTTGGCAGCTTTTGGATGGGTCATGGCTACACACTTGTCTCTGTACCCTGCTATCCTTATTATCCCA GTGATATTGTTATTGGGATATGGTCCTGATGCTCCTCCTAGGAAATTATTCTGGCAAAGGAATAGGCTTGAAGTTGGCAATTCCTCCTCAAGTGATAGTTATTCAGAAGAGAAAGCAAAGAATCAGCTAAAGGTTGCGAATGTATTCTCATGGAGGCCAGTTGTGTCTTTTCTGTTATGGACTTTGCTTTGGTCATCCTACATCTTAGTCCTTTGTAGTATTTATGTCCAGCAGTATGGCGGTCTACAGGAGTTATTCAAAAG AACCTATGGCTTCATTCTTACAATACAAGATCTGTCTCCAAACATTGGTGTTTTGTG GTACTTCTTTGCAGAAGTTTTCgattttttcagaaatttctTCCTGATAGTATTTCATGGGAATATTCTGTTGATGCTAGCACCATTAGCCTTGCGGCTTAATCACCGGCCATGCTTTCTAGCTTTTGTATACATTGTGATATCTTCTATTTTGAAATCTTATCCTTCA GTTGGTGATTCAGCTCTATATTTGGGTTTACTTGGGTTATTTGCTTATGAACTCAAAg ATATGCAGTTTTCATTCTTCTTATTATCTGGTTATGTTGGGGTTTCACTTCTTAGCCCTGTGATGCACAATTTATGGATATGGAGG GGTACTGGTAATGCAAATTTTTACTTTGGAACTGCAATTGCTTATGCGTGCTTTCAG ATCATTCTGGTGGTTGAGAGTGTCAGCGCCATGCTTAATCATGACAGAACGCTGACAAAGCTATGTACTGCAGCGGTTCAAAATGTCAAATCTTGA
- the LOC108323932 gene encoding scarecrow-like protein 28 encodes MLAGCSSSTLLSPSHRLRSEAPAPFQACHFPRPSMSTQRLDLPCSTFTRKDGSSRSQPLRPVGLSVEKPIEAKTSTCSLKHNIRLPPLAITAAAPLVEESIKDKSLKRLAEHDESFTNVPKRKKGITEFDNSGDNFWFQPGVEGNTLGGLNNTSLAFSPEEETVCFVPSELVSHSAPFPLNPWLESCVTKITNFGEGSHRPRQHHNDHATEGSVSNASSESQSLRLNENASDHEVGNGSGNPYHHHEVETGEEDDHHGLELVSLLTGCVDAIGSRNVAAINQFIAKLGDLASPRGTPISRICAYFTEALAIRVTRLWPHVFHITTTSRDMVEDDETGTALRLLNQVTPIPKYIHFTSNEMLLRAFEGKDRVHIIDFDIKQGLQWPSLFQSLASRPHPPSHVRITGIGESKQELNETGDRLAGFAEALNLPFEFHPVVDRLEDVRLWMLHVKEQETVAVNCILQLHKTLYDGSGGALRDFLGLIRSTNPNVVVVAEQEAEHNEARLEARVCKSLKYYSALFDCIEESGVAQESAVRVKIEEMYGREIKNMVACEGRERLERHESFGKWRRMLVEQGGLRCLGVSEREMSQSQLLLKMYSCENYSVKKVEIEGATGVTLSWLEQPLYTVSAWVPVDVAGTSSSFSHPT; translated from the coding sequence ATGTTGGCTGGGTGTTCTAGTTCGACATTGTTGTCACCGAGCCACAGATTGAGGAGCGAAGCACCAGCACCGTTTCAAGCCTGCCATTTCCCGCGACCTTCCATGAGCACGCAGAGGTTGGATTTGCCATGTTCTACCTTCACCCGCAAAGACGGCTCTTCACGCTCGCAGCCCCTCAGGCCAGTGGGGCTCTCGGTGGAAAAACCCATAGAAGCCAAGACCAGCACATGTTCTCTCAAGCACAACATTCGACTCCCACCTTTGGCCATCACAGCTGCAGCACCATTGGTTGAAGAGTCCATCAAGGACAAGAGTTTGAAAAGGCTCGCGGAGCACGATGAGTCCTTCACCAACGTACCCAAGAGGAAAAAGGGTATCACGGAGTTTGACAATTCCGGTGATAACTTTTGGTTTCAGCCTGGCGTTGAAGGTAACACTTTAGGAGGGCTTAACAACACTTCACTTGCTTTCTCCCCGGAGGAAGAGACGGTTTGTTTTGTTCCTTCTGAACTGGTGTCTCATTCTGCACCTTTTCCCTTAAACCCGTGGCTGGAATCGTGTGTAACAAAGATCACCAACTTCGGTGAGGGTAGCCACCGTCCTCGCCAGCATCACAACGACCATGCAACTGAAGGGTCGGTCTCCAACGCTTCTTCTGAGAGCCAAAGCCTGAGGCTAAACGAGAACGCGTCAGATCATGAAGTGGGAAACGGTTCGGGAAATCCTTACCATCACCACGAGGTGGAGACAGGGGAAGAAGATGATCATCACGGGTTGGAACTCGTTAGCTTGCTCACTGGCTGCGTGGATGCCATTGGATCAAGAAACGTAGCTGCTATAAACCAGTTCATCGCAAAATTAGGTGATCTTGCATCTCCAAGGGGAACCCCCATAAGCCGCATATGCGCTTATTTCACAGAAGCCTTGGCCATCAGAGTAACAAGGCTTTGGCCTCATGTTTTTCACATCACCACCACTTCCCGAGACATGGTGGAGGATGACGAAACCGGAACTGCACTGAGGCTTCTCAACCAGGTGACCCCAATTCCAAAGTATATCCATTTCACATCAAACGAGATGCTGCTGAGGGCGTTTGAAGGAAAAGACAGAGTTCACATAATAGACTTCGACATCAAGCAAGGTCTTCAATGGCCAAGCTTGTTCCAGAGCCTAGCGTCGAGACCACACCCTCCGAGTCACGTGAGAATCACGGGGATAGGAGAATCAAAGCAAGAGCTAAACGAAACCGGAGACAGACTCGCGGGCTTCGCGGAAGCGCTGAACCTCCCCTTCGAGTTCCACCCCGTCGTGGACAGACTCGAAGACGTGAGGCTGTGGATGCTCCACGTGAAGGAGCAGGAAACGGTGGCCGTGAACTGCATTTTGCAGCTGCACAAGACGCTTTACGACGGAAGCGGAGGAGCTTTGAGGGACTTCCTGGGACTGATCCGCAGCACGAATCCGAACGTGGTTGTGGTGGCCGAACAGGAAGCAGAACACAACGAGGCAAGGCTGGAAGCAAGGGTGTGCAAGTCGTTGAAGTATTACTCAGCGTTGTTTGATTGCATCGAGGAGAGTGGGGTGGCGCAAGAGAGTGCAGTGAGGGTTAAGATAGAGGAGATGTACGGCAGGGAGATAAAAAACATGGTGGCATGTGAAGGGAGGGAGAGGTTGGAGAGACACGAGAGTTTCGGGAAGTGGAGGAGGATGCTGGTGGAGCAAGGAGGGTTGAGATGTTTGGGAGTTTCTGAGAGGGAAATGAGTCAGAGCCAGTTGCTGTTGAAGATGTATTCTTGTGAGAATTACAGTGTAAAGAAGGTGGAGATTGAAGGAGCAACAGGGGTTACTCTTAGTTGGCTTGAGCAACCTTTGTACACTGTTTCAGCTTGGGTTCCTGTTGATGTTGCGGGTACATCGTCCTCTTTTTCTCACCCAACttga
- the LOC108328554 gene encoding plant UBX domain-containing protein 8, which yields MARPNQEAVETFVSITGLPEAVALQKLEEHGGNLNEAVNAHFSEGDRILTTGTHNSSTAFPQDDFMDIDDQQDADIQRIPSLPALAANVNPFSLLDPTLGRGIFGTPLDSTVQAPFVTHPREVREIPIEVKEGNQSTTQSGHPSIEDVTGTVDAHGPDIHGTVIINDEDDDTPLAQIAHQDEQNHNILADTSLNTRARPSAPESENLPDYNNDIEEEMLRAAIEASKREAEENYRTHKLGRQTDSTESGSQSRQSYLEDPELAHAVSLSLKTAEQEKAWRVQGGDSESLPAGPSKSSEAGPVEVASNGRLQAGSLSFHDEAEDIEEQPLVRNRSRHMSSGSAGSVKDVEFAEASTLPSTAPQETSNPPHNRNSFPSDEWGGISSEEHDEAVMLEAAMFGGIPEGTGYQYAYAPHEFMQGRGSNPRASYRPPSPSLAAQRLIREQQDDEYLASLRADREKELKAREEAEAALEEERRRAEETRRKLQEEQELETQLAAKEVSLPPEPSSDDDNAVNLLVKMPDGNRRGRRFLRSNRLQSLFDFIDIGRVVKPGSYRLVRPYPRRAFSDEESASTLAELGLNNKQEALFLELI from the exons ATGGCAAGGCCTAATCAAGAGGCGGTTGAGACATTCGTCAGCATCACTGGTTTGCCTGAGGCAGTAGCGCTGCAAAAGCTCGAG GAGCATGGAGGTAATCTCAATGAAGCAGTCAATGCACATTTTAGTGAAGGAGACAGAATTTTAACGACTGG CACTCACAATAGCTCTACTGCATTTCCTCAAGATGATTTCATGGATATAGATGATCAACAGGATGCAGATATTCAGAGAATTCCTTCACTTCCAGCTTTAGCAGCAAATGTCAATCCGTTTTCTCTTCTTGATCCTACACTTGGGAGAGGTATATTTGGTACTCCTCTTGATTCAACTGTCCAGGCACCCTTTGTTACACATCCTAGGGAGGTGAGGGAGATTCCTATAGAGGTTAAGGAGGGTAACCAATCCACTACTCAATCTGGTCATCCATCCATTGAAGATGTCACTGGAACTGTTGATGCCCATGGTCCAGATATCCATGGGACTGTTATAATCAacgatgaagatgatgacactCCACTTGCCCAGATTGCACATCAAGATGAGCAAAACCATAACATCCTGGCTGATACCTCACTCAATACCCGTGCTAGACCTAGTGCTCCTGAATCTGAGAATTTACCAGATTATAACAATGACATAGAAGAAGAAATGCTTCGGGCAGCCATTGAGGCTTCTAAACGGGAGGCTGAGGAAAATTACAGAACTCACAAACTTGGAAGACAAACT GACTCAACTGAATCAGGATCACAGTCAAGGCAATCATATTTGGAGGATCCCGAGCTTGCCCATGCAGTTTCATTGTCTCTAAAG ACAGCTGAGCAAGAAAAAGCATGGCGTGTACAAGGAGGAGATTCTGAATCTCTACCAGCCGGGCCATCAAAGTCATCAGAGGCTGGACCAGTGGAAGTGGCATCTAATGGAAG GTTGCAGGCAGGAAGCTTGTCCTTTCATGATGAAGCTGAAGATATAGAGGAGCAGCCACTCGTTAGGAACAGATCTAGACATATGTCTTCAGGATCCGCAGGGTCAGTCAAAGATGTTGAATTTGCTGAGGCTAGCACACTACCAAGCACAGCGCCACAGGAGACCAGTAATCCTCCTCATAATAGAAATTCCTTCCCCTCTGATGAG TGGGGTGGCATATCTTCAGAGGAGCATGATGAAGCAGTAATGCTTGAAGCTGCAATGTTTGGTGGAATCCCGGAAGGTACTGGATACCAGTATGCTTATGCACCACATGAGTTTATGCAAGGTAGGGGTTCTAATCCTCGTGCCTCATATCGCCCACCTTCACCATCACTAGCAGCACAGCGTTTGATAAGGGAACAGCAG GATGATGAATATCTTGCATCATTACGAGCAGACAGAGAAAAAGAATTGAAGGCCAGAGAAGAAGCCGAGGCTGCTCTTGAAGAGGAAAGGCGGAGAGCAGAAGAAACTCGCAGGAAATTACAGGAAGAGCAG GAATTGGAAACACAATTAGCCGCCAAAGAAGTTTCCCTGCCTCCAGAACCATCATCAGATGATGATAACGCTGTTAATTTGCTGGTAAAAATGCCAGATGGCAACCGTCGTGGACGCCGATTCCTAAGATCTAATAGGCTACAG TCTCTGTTCGACTTCATAGACATCGGTAGGGTGGTGAAACCAGGCAGTTACAGACTG GTGAGACCATATCCTAGGCGTGCTTTTAGTGATGAAGAAAGTGCTTCAACCCTGGCTGAACTTGGCCTAAACAACAAGCAAGAAGCTTTGTTTTTGGAGTTAATCTGA
- the LOC108327776 gene encoding uncharacterized protein LOC108327776 isoform X2, whose amino-acid sequence MTKKKKVPWFWTWVIGSVVFRLILLYFPKNLNLSSRPEVSTPLTSLRRLAEGYWLKQSSVSPYAGSMYHGSPLLLTLLGPLTVKRIEGQPDHLLCSLVFVIADVVSAMLICAAGEKLQVAYSSSLQSLGLRDLSENSERLPSGDFAALVYLWNPFTIVACVGLSTSAIENLMVVLSLYGACSRLAPLAAFGWVMATHLSLYPAILIIPVILLLGYGPDAPPRKLFWQRNRLEVGNSSSSDSYSEEKAKNQLKVANVFSWRPVVSFLLWTLLWSSYILVLCSIYVQQYGGLQELFKRFFVQNLWLHSYNTRSVSKHWCFVVGDSALYLGLLGLFAYELKDMQFSFFLLSGYVGVSLLSPVMHNLWIWRGTGNANFYFGTAIAYACFQIILVVESVSAMLNHDRTLTKLCTAAVQNVKS is encoded by the exons atgacgaagaagaagaaggttccATGGTTCTGGACTTGGGTCATAGGTTCCGTCGTGTTCAGGCTCATTCTCCTCTACTTTCccaaaaacctcaacctctcTTCTCGCCCTGAAGTCTCCACCCCCCTCACCAGCCTCCGCCGCC TGGCCGAGGGTTACTGGTTGAAGCAGTCGTCAGTTTCACCCTATGCTG GATCAATGTACCATGGTTCCCCTTTGTTATTGACACTTCTCGGCCCGCTTACAGTTAAAAG AATTGAAGGACAGCCTGATCATCTTTTATGCAG TTTGGTTTTTGTTATTGCAGATGTGGTTAGTGCAATGCTTATTTGTGCTGCTGGTGAAAAACTCCAGGTGGCATACAGTTCAAGCTTACAATCACTCGGCCTTCGTGATTTGTCAGAGAATTCAG AGCGTCTTCCTTCAGGAGATTTTGCTGCTCTTGTATACTTATGGAATCCTTTCACAATAGTTGCATGCGTTGGTCTATCCACATCTGCAATTGAGAATTTGATGGTTGTGTTATCTCTTTATGGAGCATGTTCGC GACTAGCTCCGTTGGCAGCTTTTGGATGGGTCATGGCTACACACTTGTCTCTGTACCCTGCTATCCTTATTATCCCA GTGATATTGTTATTGGGATATGGTCCTGATGCTCCTCCTAGGAAATTATTCTGGCAAAGGAATAGGCTTGAAGTTGGCAATTCCTCCTCAAGTGATAGTTATTCAGAAGAGAAAGCAAAGAATCAGCTAAAGGTTGCGAATGTATTCTCATGGAGGCCAGTTGTGTCTTTTCTGTTATGGACTTTGCTTTGGTCATCCTACATCTTAGTCCTTTGTAGTATTTATGTCCAGCAGTATGGCGGTCTACAGGAGTTATTCAAAAG GTTCTTTGTGCAGAACCTATGGCTTCATTCTTACAATACAAGATCTGTCTCCAAACATTGGTGTTTTGTG GTTGGTGATTCAGCTCTATATTTGGGTTTACTTGGGTTATTTGCTTATGAACTCAAAg ATATGCAGTTTTCATTCTTCTTATTATCTGGTTATGTTGGGGTTTCACTTCTTAGCCCTGTGATGCACAATTTATGGATATGGAGG GGTACTGGTAATGCAAATTTTTACTTTGGAACTGCAATTGCTTATGCGTGCTTTCAG ATCATTCTGGTGGTTGAGAGTGTCAGCGCCATGCTTAATCATGACAGAACGCTGACAAAGCTATGTACTGCAGCGGTTCAAAATGTCAAATCTTGA
- the LOC108335378 gene encoding protein IQ-DOMAIN 22: protein MGKASKWFRGLLGLKKTDHHSSPPAKPPKEKRRWSFVKSNTEKDNNAAATCPPQRNDGGKHAMAVAAATAAVAEAAVAAAEAAAVVVRLTSNSGRCADVGPTRIRQHWAAVKIQAAFRGCLARRALRALKGLVKLQALVRGHIERKRTAQWLKRVQALLHTQTQVSAGLALHASPSSAKLSSHFHGPETPEKFESPISSKSMKYEQSPVFKRNGSKSCVQINGYQEICGNRLENQVTEQPWSSARSLIRTYSSNDERNDRVLEVDSGKPHFTKRRNLSYSTVSDHYSKSLNSTKESTSLQSGQSPCGEVQSYSYSSQKVNEIEDSPFCTADNSPQFLSATSKDDGFKRSPFTPTRSDGSRSYIRGYADYPSYMACTASSKAKVRSLSAPKQRPNCERPGSSNRYSLNGFDMSRLATQRAMQASFTNKAYPGSGRLDKLGMPVGYRY from the exons ATGGGCAAGGCGTCAAAGTGGTTTCGCGGGCTTCTCGGTCTCAAAAAAACAGACCATCATAGCTCCCCACCCGCCAAGCCACCCAAAGAGAAACGCCGATGGAGCTTCGTTAAATCAAACACAGAAAAGGACAACAACGCTGCTGCCACGTGTCCACCACAACGAAACGACGGCGGCAAGCACGCCATGGCAGTCGCAGCAGCCACTGCTGCGGTGGCGGAAGCGGCCGTGGCTGCCGCCGAAGCTGCCGCCGTTGTTGTCAGACTAACGAGCAACAGTGGCAGATGTGCCGACGTGGGACCCACAAGGATTCGCCAACACTGGGCCGCCGTTAAGATCCAAGCCGCTTTTCGAGGCTGTTTG GCAAGGAGAGCACTGAGAGCATTAAAAGGGTTGGTGAAACTTCAAGCATTAGTGAGAGGTCACATTGAGAGGAAGCGTACAGCGCAGTGGCTGAAAAGAGTGCAAGCACTCTTGCATACACAGACACAAGTCTCTGCAGGGTTGGCTCTCCATGCCTCACCTTCAAGTGCAAAGTTATCTAGCCACTTCCAT GGTCCGGAAACACCAGAAAAATTTGAAAGCCCCATCAGCTCTAAGAGCATGAAATATGAGCAATCACCTGTATTCAAG CGAAATGGCTCCAAATCCTGTGTCCAGATCAATGGCTATCAAGAGATATGTGGTAATAGATTGGAGAATCAAGTAACTGAACAACCATGGAGCTCGGCAAGATCATTGATAAGAACATATAGTTCCAATGATGAAAGAAATGACAGGGTTCTTGAAGTTGATTCTGGAAAACCACACTTTACAAAGCGTAGAAACCTCTCTTACTCCACAGTTTCTGATCATTATAGCAAGAGTTTGAACAGCACAAAGGAGTCAACATCTCTTCAATCTGGTCAAAGTCCATGTGGTGAAGTTCAGTCCTACAGTTACAGCTCACAAAAAGTCAACGAGATTGAGGATAGTCCATTCTGCACTGCTGACAACAGTCCACAATTCTTATCAGCCACTTCCAAAGATGATGGCTTCAAAAGAAGCCCTTTTACTCCCACAAGGAGTGATGGCTCTAGAAGCTACATTCGTGGTTATGCTGACTACCCAAGTTACATGGCATGCACTGCGTCTTCAAAAGCAAAGGTCAGATCTTTGAGTGCCCCAAAACAAAGGCCAAATTGTGAGAGGCCTGGTTCATCAAATAGATACTCTCTTAATGGATTTGACATGTCAAGATTGGCCACACAAAGGGCAATGCAAGCAAGCTTCACCAACAAGGCATATCCAGGTTCTGGTCGTTTGGACAAACTTGGTATGCCTGTGGGGTACAGATACTAA